A single window of Polyodon spathula isolate WHYD16114869_AA chromosome 2, ASM1765450v1, whole genome shotgun sequence DNA harbors:
- the gpat3 gene encoding glycerol-3-phosphate acyltransferase 3 isoform X1 produces the protein MEDFGKIVFSAFIVWFTLVVGLIMLPAMFGISLGITEVYMKVLVKTLEWATLRIQRGSTEQQKPTTLVSNGIILRDDGSMEKEIADLRKGRSRPQINGEFELSDIFYFSKKGFESIVEDEVTQRFTSEELVSWNLLTRSNNNFQYISLRISIIWVLGVFIRYCILLPLRVTLAMIGLSWLVIGASLVGLLPNNRLKNWLSELVHLMCYRICARGLSATICYHNKENRPMKGGICVANHTSPIDIVILANDGCYAMVGQEHGGLLGIIQRAIVKACPHVWFERSEMKDRNLVTKRLRNHVADKAKLPILIFPEAQDTAHLWCLFLGLECSSASLPIHCLASGTCINNTSVMMFKKGSFEIGGTIYPVAIKYDPRFGDAFWNSAKYNMVSYLIRMMTSWAIVCDVWYLPAMNRQEEESAVQFANRVKAAIARQGGLVDLSWDGGLKRAKVKDAYKEEQQKSYSKMIVGDHSS, from the exons ATGGAGGACTTTGGGAAAATTGTGTTCAGTGCATTTATAGTGTGGTTTACCCTGGTGGTTGGGCTTATCATGCTCCCTGCGATGTTTGGAATCTCCCTGGGAATAACAGAAGTTTACATGAAGGTTTTAGTGAAGACACTTGAG tgggCCACTTTAAGGATTCAGAGAGGTTCAACGGAACAGCAGAAACCTACGACTTTAGTCTCTAATG gTATTATCCTAAGAGATGACGGTTCTATGGAGAAGGAGATCGCAGACCTGAGGAAGGGCCGGAGCAGACCCCAGATAAATGGAGAATTTGAATTGAGCGACATCTTCTACTTCAGTAAAAAGGGCTTTGAGTCCATCGTGGAAGACGAGGTCACTCAGAGGTTCACCTCCGAGGAGCTGGTCTCCTGGAACCTGCTGACCAGGTCCAACAACAACTTCCAGTACATCAGCCTGCGCATCTCCATTATCTGGGTGCTGGGGGTCTTCATTCGCTACTGcatcctcctccctctcag ggtTACCCTAGCAATGATTGGGTTAAGTTGGCTGGTTATAGGAGCCTCATTGGTAGGACTGTTACCAAACAACAG ATTGAAAAACTGGCTAAGCGAGCTTGTCCATCTGATGTGCTACAGAATCTGTGCCAGGGGCCTGTCAGCTACCATCTGTTATCACAACAA AGAAAACAGACCAATGAAAGGTGGTATATGTGTTGCAAACCACACCTCCCCAATAGACATTGTGATTCTGGCCAATGATGGTTGCTATGCTATG GTTGGCCAAGAGCATGGCGGCCTACTGGGAATTATTCAAAGAGCCATAGTGAAGGCCTGTCCACATGTCTGGTTTGAGAGGTCAGAGATGAAAGACCGTAACCTAGTGACAAAACG ACTAAGAAATCATGTTGCAGATAAAGCAAAGCTTCCGATATTAATTTTTCCTGAAG CACAAGACACTGCCCACCTGTGGTGCCTCTTCCTTGGCCTTGAATGTAGTTCAGCGTCCCTGCCCATCCATTGCTTGGCCTCTG GTACTTGTATAAACAACACATCAGTAATGATGTTTAAGAAGGGAAGCTTTGAAATAGGAGGAACTATATATCCAGTAGCAATCAAG TATGATCCTCGTTTTGGAGATGCTTTTTGGAACAGTGCGAAATACAACATGGTGAGCTACCTAATTAGAATGATGACCAGCTGGGCGATTGTGTGCGACGTTTGGTACCTGCCAGCGATgaacagacag GAAGAAGAAAGTGCGGTACAGTTTGCTAACAGAGTGAAGGCAGCCATTGCCAGGCAAGGAGGCTTGGTGGATCTGTCCTG
- the gpat3 gene encoding glycerol-3-phosphate acyltransferase 3 isoform X2, protein MEDFGKIVFSAFIVWFTLVVGLIMLPAMFGISLGITEVYMKVLVKTLEWATLRIQRGSTEQQKPTTLVSNGIILRDDGSMEKEIADLRKGRSRPQINGEFELSDIFYFSKKGFESIVEDEVTQRFTSEELVSWNLLTRSNNNFQYISLRISIIWVLGVFIRYCILLPLRVTLAMIGLSWLVIGASLVGLLPNNRLKNWLSELVHLMCYRICARGLSATICYHNKENRPMKGGICVANHTSPIDIVILANDGCYAMVGQEHGGLLGIIQRAIVKACPHVWFERSEMKDRNLVTKRLRNHVADKAKLPILIFPEGTCINNTSVMMFKKGSFEIGGTIYPVAIKYDPRFGDAFWNSAKYNMVSYLIRMMTSWAIVCDVWYLPAMNRQEEESAVQFANRVKAAIARQGGLVDLSWDGGLKRAKVKDAYKEEQQKSYSKMIVGDHSS, encoded by the exons ATGGAGGACTTTGGGAAAATTGTGTTCAGTGCATTTATAGTGTGGTTTACCCTGGTGGTTGGGCTTATCATGCTCCCTGCGATGTTTGGAATCTCCCTGGGAATAACAGAAGTTTACATGAAGGTTTTAGTGAAGACACTTGAG tgggCCACTTTAAGGATTCAGAGAGGTTCAACGGAACAGCAGAAACCTACGACTTTAGTCTCTAATG gTATTATCCTAAGAGATGACGGTTCTATGGAGAAGGAGATCGCAGACCTGAGGAAGGGCCGGAGCAGACCCCAGATAAATGGAGAATTTGAATTGAGCGACATCTTCTACTTCAGTAAAAAGGGCTTTGAGTCCATCGTGGAAGACGAGGTCACTCAGAGGTTCACCTCCGAGGAGCTGGTCTCCTGGAACCTGCTGACCAGGTCCAACAACAACTTCCAGTACATCAGCCTGCGCATCTCCATTATCTGGGTGCTGGGGGTCTTCATTCGCTACTGcatcctcctccctctcag ggtTACCCTAGCAATGATTGGGTTAAGTTGGCTGGTTATAGGAGCCTCATTGGTAGGACTGTTACCAAACAACAG ATTGAAAAACTGGCTAAGCGAGCTTGTCCATCTGATGTGCTACAGAATCTGTGCCAGGGGCCTGTCAGCTACCATCTGTTATCACAACAA AGAAAACAGACCAATGAAAGGTGGTATATGTGTTGCAAACCACACCTCCCCAATAGACATTGTGATTCTGGCCAATGATGGTTGCTATGCTATG GTTGGCCAAGAGCATGGCGGCCTACTGGGAATTATTCAAAGAGCCATAGTGAAGGCCTGTCCACATGTCTGGTTTGAGAGGTCAGAGATGAAAGACCGTAACCTAGTGACAAAACG ACTAAGAAATCATGTTGCAGATAAAGCAAAGCTTCCGATATTAATTTTTCCTGAAG GTACTTGTATAAACAACACATCAGTAATGATGTTTAAGAAGGGAAGCTTTGAAATAGGAGGAACTATATATCCAGTAGCAATCAAG TATGATCCTCGTTTTGGAGATGCTTTTTGGAACAGTGCGAAATACAACATGGTGAGCTACCTAATTAGAATGATGACCAGCTGGGCGATTGTGTGCGACGTTTGGTACCTGCCAGCGATgaacagacag GAAGAAGAAAGTGCGGTACAGTTTGCTAACAGAGTGAAGGCAGCCATTGCCAGGCAAGGAGGCTTGGTGGATCTGTCCTG